A window from Citrus sinensis cultivar Valencia sweet orange chromosome 3, DVS_A1.0, whole genome shotgun sequence encodes these proteins:
- the LOC102610790 gene encoding indole-3-acetic acid-induced protein ARG2-like codes for MARSFSNAKLFSALVADGISNAIYKRGYSAASQGAVSRATGGARSAAAMLKKPAEEMTGSSEKVSWVPDPVTGVYRPENLANELDGADLRAMFLKHNN; via the coding sequence ATGGCTCGCTCTTTCTCAAACGCTAAGCTTTTCTCTGCTCTCGTCGCTGACGGAATCTCTAACGCCATCTACAAAAGAGGATACTCGGCGGCATCACAAGGCGCTGTGTCGCGGGCAACAGGGGGAGCTAGGAGTGCTGCTGCGATGTTGAAGAAACCAGCAGAAGAGATGACAGGATCCAGTGAGAAGGTCTCGTGGGTCCCAGACCCAGTCACTGGTGTCTACAGGCCGGAGAATCTCGCCAACGAGCTCGATGGGGCCGACCTCAGAGCCATGTTCTTGAAGCACAACAACtga
- the LOC102611093 gene encoding uncharacterized protein LOC102611093, with product MMSLTPISTLLLSLLFIFLHQSAVATSSLSANSDQLSAYDILQSYNFPAGLLPKGITQYDIDRETGQFHAYLDGTCSFSLEGSYQLKYKSKISGYISENKLTSLTGVSVKVLFLWLNIVEVTRNGDDIDFSVGIASASFAIDNFYECPQCGCGLDCVSGQVSKLRVKSLVSSI from the coding sequence ATGATGTCGCTGACACCCATTTCCACTCTCCTCCTCTCCCTGCTCTTCATCTTCCTCCACCAATCTGCCGTCGCCACGTCATCGCTATCCGCAAATTCGGACCAACTATCAGCCTACGACATCCTCCAGTCGTACAACTTCCCAGCGGGTCTCCTCCCAAAGGGCATCACGCAGTACGATATAGACAGAGAGACCGGCCAGTTCCACGCTTACTTGGACGGCACGTGCAGTTTCTCCCTCGAAGGATCGTACCAGCTCAAATACAAATCCAAGATCAGCGGCTACATATCCGAAAACAAACTCACGAGCTTGACCGGGGTCAGCGTCAAAGTGTTGTTCTTGTGGCTCAACATTGTGGAGGTTACTAGGAACGGAGATGATATTGATTTTTCTGTTGGGATTGCTTCGGCGTCGTTtgcaattgataatttttacgAGTGTCCTCAGTGTGGATGTGGATTGGATTGCGTTAGCGGACAAGTAAGCAAGCTTAGAGTTAAATCTCTCGTTTCTTCCATCTAG
- the LOC107177241 gene encoding uncharacterized protein At5g01610-like, giving the protein MRPVSSTSMGFLCIIFLLLVSSGARGDNSETAYEVLQEYDFPIGLLPKSVLGYTIDRTTGKFSVYLEDTCSFSIESYDLKYKPTITGVITKGKISDLSGISVKVLILWLNIVEVTRQGDELMLSVGIASADFPVSSFAERPTCGCGFDCFTATANNLRFTPNVLSSIS; this is encoded by the coding sequence ATGCGACCAGTATCCTCAACGTCAATGGGGTTTCTCTGCATAATTTTCCTCTTGCTGGTCTCGTCCGGCGCCCGCGGCGACAATTCGGAAACCGCATACGAAGTTCTTCAAGAATACGACTTCCCGATCGGCCTCCTCCCAAAAAGCGTCTTGGGCTACACAATTGACCGTACCACGGGTAAGTTTTCGGTATACTTGGAAGACACCTGTAGTTTCTCAATCGAATCATATGACCTCAAGTACAAGCCCACGATTACGGGCGTTATAACCAAAGGCAAGATTTCTGATTTAAGTGGGATCAGTGTGAAAGTGCTTATTCTTTGGCTGAACATTGTGGAAGTGACTCGTCAGGGTGATGAGCTGATGCTCTCTGTTGGAATCGCTTCTGCTGATTTTCCTGTCAGCAGCTTTGCCGAGCGTCCGACTTGTGGGTGTGGCTTTGACTGTTTCACTGCCACCGCCAATAACCTCCGCTTTACTCCTAATGTACTGTCGTCGATttcttaa
- the LOC102611393 gene encoding exocyst complex component SEC15B — MQLSARTRRKVVPATANGGDSADKLDQLLLSSAIGNGEDLGPFVRKAFASGKPETLLQHLRQFSRSKESEIEEVCKAHYQDFILAVDDLRSLLSDVDSLKSALSDSNSKLQSVAGPLLASLDSYVEAQTISKNIDLALKSIVSCVKLMELCSRANHHLSNNNFYMALKCTDALESEFSDKAPSSTLKRMLEKKTPSIRSYIERKVNKEFGDWLVEIRVVSRNLGQLAIGQASSARQREEDLRIKQRQAEEQSRLSLRDCVYALQEEDDDENGLSNGVESDSNGGAGLLGFDLTPLYRAYHIHQTLGLEDRFKQYYFENRKLQLTSDFQVSSMTPFLESHQTFFAQIAGFFIVEDRILRTGGGLISKIEVENLWDAAVSKMCSVLEDQFSRMQTANHLLLIKDYVSLLGVTLRRYGYPIDALLDVLSKHRDKYHELLLSDCRKQITEALAADKFEQMLMKKEYEYSMNVLSFQIQTSDIVPAFPYVAPFSSTVPDCCRIVRSFIEDSVSFMSYGGHLEFFDVVKKYLDRLLGEVLDEALLKLINSSVHGVSQAMQVAANMAVLERACDFFFRHAAQLSGIPLRMAERSRRQFPLTKARDAAEEMLSGLLKNKVDGFMSLIENVNWMADEPLQNGNEYVNEVIIYLETLVSTAQQILPAQVLRRVLQDVLSHISETIVGAVYGDSVKRFNINAIMGIDVDIRLLESFADNLAPLFTDGDANQLKTALAESRQLVNLLLSNHPENFLNPVIRERSYNALDHRKVVTISEKLRDPSDRLFGTFGSRGAKQNPKKKSLDALIKRLRDVS; from the coding sequence ATGCAGCTGTCAGCAAGGACCCGCCGCAAGGTGGTTCCTGCCACTGCAAACGGCGGAGACTCCGCCGATAAACTCGATCAGCTACTCCTGTCTTCCGCCATAGGCAACGGCGAAGACTTGGGCCCGTTCGTACGGAAAGCCTTCGCATCGGGGAAGCCGGAGACACTCCTTCAACACCTACGCCAGTTCTCCCGATCCAAAGAATCTGAAATCGAGGAAGTCTGCAAAGCTCACTACCAGGACTTCATCCTAGCCGTTGATGATCTTCGATCTCTCCTCTCAGACGTCGATTCGCTCAAATCTGCTCTCTCCGATTCCAACTCCAAGCTCCAGTCCGTTGCCGGTCCACTGCTCGCTTCACTCGATTCTTACGTGGAAGCGCAAACTATTTCAAAAAACATTGACTTAGCGTTGAAATCAATCGTGTCTTGTGTCAAATTGATGGAGCTGTGTTCCAGAGCAAATCATCATCTTTCGAATAACAATTTTTACATGGCTTTGAAGTGTACGGATGCACTGGAAAGTGAGTTTTCAGATAAAGCGCCGTCGTCTACTTTGAAGCGAATGTTAGAGAAGAAAACTCCATCGATTAGATCATACATCgaaagaaaagtaaacaagGAGTTCGGTGATTGGCTAGTTGAGATCCGTGTAGTGAGTCGAAATTTAGGCCAATTAGCGATAGGCCAAGCTTCTTCGGCTCGGCAACGGGAAGAGGACTTACGAATCAAGCAGAGGCAAGCCGAAGAACAAAGCCGTCTCAGTTTGCGTGACTGCGTTTACGCCTTGCAGgaggaagatgatgatgagaaCGGGCTTAGTAACGGCGTCGAAAGTGATAGTAACGGTGGTGCTGGTCTGTTAGGGTTTGATTTGACGCCGCTTTATAGAGCTTATCATATTCACCAAACATTAGGTCTTGAGGATCGATTTAAGCAGTATTATTTCGAAAACAGGAAGCTTCAATTGACGTCTGATTTTCAGGTATCTTCAATGACTCCGTTTCTAGAATctcatcaaacattttttgcCCAAATTGCGGGCTTTTTCATTGTTGAAGATCGAATTTTGAGGACTGGTGGTGGTTTGATATCTAAAATTGAAGTTGAGAATCTGTGGGATGCTGCTGTTAGTAAAATGTGTTCAGTATTAGAGGATCAGTTTTCGAGGATGCAAACTGCTAATCATTTGTTGTTGATTAAGGACTATGTGAGTTTGTTAGGTGTTACATTGCGGAGGTATGGGTATCCCATAGATGCTTTGCTTGATGTTTTGAGCAAACATAGGGACAAATATCATGAATTGCTGTTGTCAGATTGTCGTAAACAGATTACTGAAGCACTTGCTGCTGATAAGTTTGAGCAGATGCTCATGAAGAAGGAGTATGAGTATTCGATGAATGTGCTTTCATTTCAGATTCAGACGTCCGATATTGTACCTGCATTTCCTTACGTTGCACCATTTTCTTCTACAGTGCCTGATTGCTGTAGGATTGTTCGGTCATTTATTGAGGATTCAGTGAGCTTTATGTCATACGGTGGGCATCTGGAGTTCTTTGATGTTGTGAAAAAGTATTTGGATAGGCTTTTGGGCGAGGTTTTGGATGAGGCTTTGTTGAAGCTTATCAATTCATCTGTCCATGGGGTTTCTCAGGCAATGCAGGTGGCTGCTAATATGGCCGTTTTAGAGCGTGCTTGTGATTTTTTCTTCCGTCATGCTGCACAGCTTTCTGGTATTCCATTGAGAATGGCAGAGAGAAGTAGGAGGCAATTTCCTCTAACCAAAGCCCGTGATGCTGCAGAGGAAATGCTATCTGGGTTGCTTAAGAATAAGGTTGATGGTTTCATGTCATTGATAGAGAATGTGAACTGGATGGCTGATGAGCCCTTACAGAATGGGAATGAATATGTGAATGAGGTGATAATATATTTGGAGACCCTGGTTTCTACTGCTCAACAGATTTTGCCTGCTCAGGTTCTTAGAAGGGTTTTGCAAGATGTCCTTTCTCACATATCAGAGACAATTGTAGGCGCTGTATATGGGGATTCTGTGAAGAGGTTTAATATCAATGCTATTATGGGAATTGATGTAGATATTCGGCTTTTGGAGTCATTTGCTGATAATTTGGCTCCCCTATTCACAGATGGGGATGCTAATCAGTTGAAGACAGCGCTTGCTGAGTCAAGACAGTTGGTGAATTTGCTGTTGAGCAATCATCCTGAGAATTTTCTGAATCCAGTGATTAGGGAAAGGAGTTACAATGCTTTGGACCACAGGAAAGTAGTGACAATTTCAGAGAAGTTAAGAGATCCTTCAGATCGGCTTTTTGGAACTTTTGGAAGCAGGGGAGCCAAACAgaatccaaaaaagaaatcactgGATGCTTTGATAAAAAGACTAAGGGATGTGAGCTAA